A single region of the Deltaproteobacteria bacterium RBG_16_64_85 genome encodes:
- a CDS encoding chemotaxis protein MotB, with amino-acid sequence MGKNMSLLVVVAAIALAMGGCTVMGSTYTKKVNEADNNARELAALQQKYETLSAENSAVKARVVGLTTDLVKTTGERNKVVTDNKALESENARLKQDLAALRKAQEENVQKVSKTYEDLLVKMKGEIAKGQMTISELKGKLTVNMVDAVLFDSGKAEVKAGGQAILQKIVSILKDVKDKSIRIEGHTDNVPIIGMLAKKYPTNRELSAARALNVTRYLQEQGIDPAHLSAIAYGEYKPVAGNDTPEGKAKNRRIEIILVPKE; translated from the coding sequence ATGGGGAAAAACATGTCGCTGCTGGTGGTTGTCGCGGCCATTGCCCTCGCGATGGGCGGATGCACCGTGATGGGAAGCACGTACACGAAGAAGGTGAACGAGGCGGACAATAATGCCAGGGAGCTGGCCGCGCTGCAACAGAAGTACGAGACCCTTTCGGCCGAGAACTCTGCGGTCAAGGCCCGGGTCGTCGGCCTGACGACGGATCTCGTGAAGACCACCGGGGAGCGGAACAAGGTGGTGACCGACAACAAGGCGCTGGAGAGCGAAAACGCCAGATTGAAGCAGGACCTCGCCGCCCTGCGGAAGGCCCAGGAAGAGAACGTCCAGAAGGTCAGCAAGACGTACGAGGATCTGCTGGTGAAGATGAAGGGCGAGATCGCGAAGGGGCAGATGACGATATCGGAACTGAAGGGAAAACTGACGGTCAACATGGTGGACGCCGTCCTCTTCGACTCCGGCAAGGCGGAGGTGAAAGCCGGAGGTCAGGCCATCCTGCAAAAAATCGTCTCCATCCTGAAGGACGTGAAGGACAAGTCGATCCGGATCGAGGGACACACGGACAACGTTCCGATCATCGGGATGCTGGCGAAAAAATACCCCACCAACCGGGAGCTTTCCGCCGCGCGCGCCCTCAACGTGACTCGCTACCTGCAGGAGCAGGGGATCGACCCCGCCCATCTCTCCGCGATCGCCTACGGGGAGTACAAGCCGGTCGCGGGCAACGACACGCCGGAGGGGAAGGCGAAGAACCGGCGGATCGAGATCATCCTGGTCCCGAAGGAGTAA
- a CDS encoding acyl-CoA thioesterase: protein MASEPKPVSASRLVLAQVMTPLDANVSGNVHGGNIMKLADTAAGVVAIRHSGRNCVTATVDRFDFHAPVYVGNLVTLKASLNYVGRTSMEIGVRVEAEDLRTGRRTHTNSCYITMVALDADGKPAEVPRLLLETDEDRRRHEKATLRVLDRRKSKRSGSP from the coding sequence ATGGCGAGCGAGCCGAAGCCGGTCTCTGCCTCCCGGCTGGTGCTGGCGCAGGTGATGACGCCGCTGGACGCAAATGTCTCCGGGAACGTCCACGGCGGCAACATCATGAAACTTGCGGACACGGCGGCAGGGGTCGTGGCGATCCGGCACTCCGGGCGAAATTGCGTCACCGCGACGGTCGACCGGTTCGACTTCCACGCCCCCGTGTACGTCGGGAACCTGGTGACCCTCAAGGCCTCCTTGAATTATGTCGGGCGCACATCGATGGAGATCGGCGTCCGCGTGGAAGCGGAGGACCTGCGGACCGGAAGGAGGACGCACACAAACTCGTGCTACATCACGATGGTGGCGCTCGATGCGGACGGGAAGCCCGCCGAGGTCCCCCGCCTCCTCCTGGAAACCGACGAGGACCGGCGCCGGCACGAAAAGGCCACGTTGCGAGTCCTGGACCGGAGGAAGTCCAAGCGGTCCGGAAGCCCTTGA
- a CDS encoding EF-P lysine aminoacylase GenX — translation MAKGELSWETLRLRSRILDRIRAYFRASGFLEVDPPIAVLYPNIDPNVYPVSLSDAHGRVSQRFLHTSPELSMKKLLAAGSGNLFSLGKVFRDREGSPLHHPEFTMLEWYRVGESAEAVMEDVEALTRTLALEIHGREEIRRGGAIIPLGGKWARWELSDAFDALLGVSMGDEGSLRAALSRKGLRPGTAERWEDLFFRSCVDVIEPALRERGAIFLTGFPSALAAMARRRKGNEEICERFEGVLCGVELVNGYEELTDPVEQEERLRQLAARHKHQTGIVLPIDPDFLDALRMGLPFCSGAALGVDRLAMLLLDKETIEDVAIR, via the coding sequence CTGGCGAAAGGCGAGCTCTCCTGGGAGACGTTGCGTCTCCGGTCCCGGATCCTCGACCGTATCCGCGCCTATTTTCGCGCGAGTGGGTTTCTCGAGGTCGATCCGCCGATCGCCGTGCTCTACCCGAACATCGACCCGAATGTCTACCCCGTGAGCCTGTCGGACGCGCACGGCCGGGTTTCGCAGCGGTTCCTCCACACCTCCCCCGAGCTGTCGATGAAAAAGCTCCTCGCGGCGGGATCGGGCAACCTTTTCTCCCTGGGAAAGGTGTTCCGGGACCGGGAAGGCTCCCCTCTCCACCATCCCGAGTTCACGATGCTGGAATGGTACCGTGTCGGCGAATCCGCGGAGGCGGTGATGGAGGACGTCGAAGCGTTGACCCGGACCCTGGCGCTGGAAATCCACGGGCGGGAGGAGATCCGGCGGGGAGGCGCAATCATTCCCCTCGGCGGGAAGTGGGCCCGGTGGGAGCTGTCCGACGCCTTCGATGCCCTGCTCGGGGTTTCCATGGGAGATGAAGGGTCGTTGCGGGCGGCCCTCTCGCGGAAGGGCTTGCGGCCGGGCACCGCGGAGCGGTGGGAGGACCTCTTCTTCCGCTCCTGTGTGGACGTGATCGAGCCCGCCCTCCGGGAAAGGGGGGCGATCTTCCTGACGGGCTTTCCATCCGCGCTCGCCGCGATGGCGAGGCGGCGGAAAGGGAACGAAGAAATCTGCGAGCGGTTCGAAGGGGTTCTCTGCGGCGTGGAGCTCGTCAACGGCTACGAGGAGCTGACCGACCCCGTCGAGCAGGAAGAGCGCCTTCGGCAACTGGCGGCGCGGCACAAACATCAAACGGGCATCGTGCTCCCGATCGACCCCGACTTCCTCGACGCTCTTCGCATGGGGCTGCCGTTCTGCTCGGGGGCCGCTCTCGGCGTCGACCGGCTGGCCATGCTTCTTCTGGACAAGGAAACGATCGAAGACGTGGCCATCCGATGA
- a CDS encoding EmrB/QacA family drug resistance transporter yields the protein MRENKWIVAVTVMLPTLIEIIDISVANVSLDHIRGSLSAGIDEAGWVLTSYLVSNAIIIPMTGWFARSFGRKRYLLFSIFLFTAASFLCGSSTSLGMLVFFRVLQGIGGGALQPLSQAILLESFPPKEHGVAMAIFGIGIMFGPIMGPLMGGYITDTLSWRWIFYVNLPIGLLAVFMVTLFIHDPHYLKRTEKVKVDLWGIALLTVGIGALQIVLDKGQREDWFQSDFILALSAVAVLALALFVIVELYIAEHPIVDLRAFRNVSFSTGNVVMFIAFFNLLGSIVLLPLYAQLLLGYTAFLAGLVLSPGGVATLLVMPIVGKLIGKQNPKYLLTFGIIVCAFSTYAMSRFSLGADFSALMWPRIYLGIGMGCLFIPLTTLTLSSIPRPQMGNATSIYNLLRNLGGSFGVAFATTMFVHRGQLHQSHLAEHLTRFDRTFTTAVEWGKAFLARRGVPEIAAEPTAIKAIYAQAVRQATALGFNDAFFVLSILMACVLPLVLLLRRPAHQGGPPGAGGDAPV from the coding sequence ATGCGCGAGAACAAGTGGATCGTCGCCGTCACCGTGATGCTCCCCACGCTGATCGAGATCATCGACATCAGCGTGGCCAACGTCTCCCTCGACCACATCCGCGGGTCGCTCTCCGCGGGGATCGACGAGGCGGGGTGGGTCCTGACCTCCTACCTCGTCTCGAACGCCATCATCATCCCGATGACGGGATGGTTCGCCCGCTCCTTCGGCCGGAAACGGTACCTCCTCTTCTCCATTTTCCTCTTCACCGCCGCCTCCTTCCTGTGCGGGTCCTCCACGAGCCTGGGGATGCTCGTCTTCTTCCGCGTCCTGCAGGGGATCGGCGGGGGGGCGCTCCAGCCGCTCTCGCAGGCGATCCTCCTGGAGTCGTTCCCGCCGAAAGAGCACGGGGTCGCCATGGCCATCTTCGGCATCGGGATCATGTTCGGGCCGATCATGGGTCCCCTCATGGGCGGCTACATCACGGATACCTTGTCCTGGAGATGGATCTTCTACGTCAACCTCCCGATCGGGCTGCTCGCCGTCTTCATGGTGACGCTCTTCATCCACGACCCGCACTACCTGAAGCGGACGGAGAAAGTGAAGGTGGACCTGTGGGGGATCGCCCTTCTGACCGTGGGAATCGGGGCCCTCCAGATCGTCCTGGACAAGGGACAGCGGGAAGACTGGTTCCAGTCCGACTTCATCCTTGCGCTCTCGGCGGTCGCGGTGCTCGCCCTCGCCCTCTTCGTCATCGTCGAGCTGTACATCGCGGAACATCCCATCGTCGACCTGCGAGCGTTCCGGAACGTGTCCTTCAGCACCGGCAACGTGGTGATGTTCATCGCATTTTTCAACCTGCTCGGGAGCATCGTGCTGCTGCCGCTCTACGCGCAGCTCCTCCTGGGGTACACGGCGTTCCTTGCCGGGCTCGTGCTGTCGCCCGGCGGGGTCGCAACCCTTCTCGTCATGCCGATCGTGGGAAAGCTCATCGGCAAGCAAAACCCCAAGTATCTTCTGACATTCGGGATCATCGTGTGCGCCTTCTCCACCTACGCCATGTCCCGCTTCAGCCTCGGGGCGGACTTCTCCGCGCTCATGTGGCCGAGGATCTACCTGGGGATCGGGATGGGTTGCCTGTTCATCCCCCTCACCACCCTGACGCTTTCCTCGATCCCACGGCCCCAGATGGGGAACGCCACCTCCATCTACAACCTGCTGCGCAACCTCGGAGGCTCCTTCGGCGTGGCGTTCGCGACGACGATGTTCGTCCATCGCGGCCAGCTCCACCAGAGCCACCTGGCGGAGCACCTCACCCGGTTCGACCGGACCTTCACGACCGCCGTCGAGTGGGGGAAAGCCTTCCTCGCGAGGCGGGGCGTCCCCGAAATCGCCGCCGAGCCCACCGCGATCAAGGCGATTTACGCCCAAGCGGTCCGCCAGGCGACGGCCCTGGGGTTCAACGACGCCTTCTTCGTCCTCTCCATCCTCATGGCGTGCGTTCTCCCGCTGGTTCTCCTCCTCCGGCGGCCCGCTCACCAGGGAGGGCCACCGGGCGCGGGGGGGGACGCTCCTGTTTGA